The proteins below come from a single Gossypium raimondii isolate GPD5lz chromosome 2, ASM2569854v1, whole genome shotgun sequence genomic window:
- the LOC128035952 gene encoding photosystem II protein D1 yields the protein MTAILERRESESLWGRFCNWITSTENRLYIGWFGVLMIPTLLTATSVFIIAFIAAPPVDIDGIREPVSGSLLYGNNIISGAIIPTSAAIGLHFYPIWEAASVDEWLYNGGPYELIVLHFLLGVACYMGREWELSFRLGMRPWIAVAYSAPVAAATAVFLIYPIGQGSFSDGMPLGISGTFNFMIVFQAEHNILMHPFHMLGVAGVFGGSLFSAMHGSLVTSSLIRETTENESANEGYRFGQEEETYNIVAAHGYFGRLIFQYASFNNSRSLHFFLAAWPVVGIWFTALGISTMAFNLNGFNFNQSVVDSQGRVINTWADIINRANLGMEVMHERNAHNFPLDLAAIEAPSTNG from the coding sequence ATGACTGCAATTTTAGAGAGACGCGAAAGCGAAAGCCTATGGGGTCGCTTCTGTAACTGGATAACCAGCACTGAAAACCGTCTTTACATCGGATGGTTTGGTGTTTTGATGATCCCTACCTTATTGACCGCAACTTCTGTATTTATTATCGCCTTCATTGCTGCTCCTCCAGTAGATATTGATGGTATTCGTGAACCTGTTTCTGGATCTCTACTTTACGGAAACAATATTATTTCTGGTGCCATTATTCCTACTTCTGCAGCTATAGGTTTGCACTTTTACCCGATCTGGGAAGCGGCATCTGTTGATGAATGGTTATACAATGGCGGTCCTTATGAGTTAATTGTTTTACACTTCTTACTTGGTGTAGCTTGTTACATGGGTCGTGAGTGGGAACTTAGTTTCCGTCTGGGTATGCGCCCTTGGATCGCTGTTGCATATTCAGCTCCTGTTGCAGCTGCTACCGCTGTTTTCTTGATCTATCCAATTGGTCAAGGAAGTTTTTCTGATGGTATGCCCCTAGGAATCTCTGGAACTTTCAACTTCATGATTGTATTCCAGGCTGAACACAACATCCTTATGCATCCGTTTCACATGTTAGGCGTAGCTGGTGTATTCGGCGGCTCCCTATTCAGTGCTATGCATGGTTCCTTGGTAACCTCTAGTTTGATCAGGGAAACCACAGAAAATGAATCTGCTAATGAAGGTTACAGATTCGGTCAAGAGGAAGAAACTTATAATATCGTAGCTGCTCATGGTTATTTTGGCCGATTGATCTTCCAATATGCTAGTTTCAACAATTCTCGTTCTTTACATTTCTTCTTAGCTGCTTGGCCTGTAGTAGGTATCTGGTTCACCGCTTTAGGTATTAGCACTATGGCTTTCAACCTAAACGGTTTCAATTTTAACCAATCTGTAGTTGATAGTCAAGGTCGTGTAATTAATACCTGGGCTGATATTATTAACCGTGCTAACCTTGGTATGGAAGTTATGCATGAACGTAATGCTCATAACTTCCCTCTAGACCTAGCTGCTATTGAAGCTCCATCTACAAATGGATAA
- the LOC128035950 gene encoding LOW QUALITY PROTEIN: maturase K-like (The sequence of the model RefSeq protein was modified relative to this genomic sequence to represent the inferred CDS: inserted 2 bases in 1 codon) has translation MEEFQVYLELNRSRRHDFLYPLIFREYIYALAHEHGLNKSMIFFENQGYGNKFSSLIVKRLILRMDQQNRLISSANDSNQNPVFGHNNNLYSQMIAAGFAVIVEIPFSLRLISYSQGAEAAKSHNFQSIHSIFPFLEDKFSHLNYVLEALIPHPIHLEILVQALRYWVKDASSLHLLRFSLYEYCNLKSFITPKKSISIFNPRLFLFLYNSHTCEYESIFLFLRNQSSHLRSTSSGVFLERIFFYGKIKYLGEVFYNDFQNNLWLFKDPFIHFIRYQGKSILASKDTSLLINKWKYYFVDLWQYYFYLWSQSGRVRINQLSKYSLDFLGYLSSVRLNPSVVRSQMLENSFLIDNAVKTLDTRIPIISIIGSLSKAKFCNTLGHPISKPTWADSPDSDIIDRFVRISRNLSHYHSGSSKKKSLYRIKYILRFSCVKTLARKHKSTVRAFXEKLGSEFLEEFFTETEEEHVFSLIFPRGFFALRKVYRGRIWYLDIICINALVNHS, from the exons ATGGAGGAATTTCAAGTATATTTAGAACTAAATAGATCCCGCCGACACGATTTCCTATACCCACTTATTTTTCGGGAGTATATTTATGCACTTGCTCATGAGCATGGTTTAAATAAATcgatgattttttttgaaaatcaggGTTATGGTAATAAATTCAGTTCACTAATTGTGAAACGTTTAATTCTTCGAATGGATCAACAGAATCGTTTGATTAGTTCTGCTAATGATTCCAACCAAAATCCGGTTTTTGGACACAACAATAATTTGTATTCTCAAATGATAGCGGCAGGATTTGCAGTCATTGTGGAAATTCCATTTTCCTTACGATTAATATCTTACTCACAAGGGGCAGAAGCCGCAAAATCTCataattttcaatcaattcattcaatatttccttttttagaGGACAAATTCTcacatttaaattatgtgttagAGGCACTAATACCTCATCCCATCCATCTAGAAATCTTAGTTCAAGCCCTTCGCTACTGGGTAAAAGATGCTTCTTCTTTGCATTTATTACGGTTCTCTCTCTACGAGTATTGTAATTTGAAGAGTTTTATTACTCCAAAGAAATCTATTTCGATTTTTAATCCAAGATTATTCTTGTTCCTGTATAATTCTCATACATGTGAATACgaatctattttcctttttctccgTAATCAATCTTCTCATTTACGATCAACATCTTCTGGAGTCTTTCTTGAACGAATTTTTTTCTATGGAAAAATAAAGTATCTTGGCGAAGtcttttataatgattttcagAACAACCTATGGTTGTTCAAAGACcctttcatacattttattaggTATCAAGGAAAGTCAATTCTGGCCTCAAAGGATACGTCTCTTCTGATCAATAAGTGGAAATATTACTTTGTCGATTTATggcaatattatttttacctgTGGTCTCAATCAGGAAGAGTCCGTATAAATcaattatctaaatattctctCGACTTTCTGGGCTATCTTTCAAGTGTGCGATTAAATCCTTCAGTGGTACGGAGTCAAATGCTAGAAAATTCATTTCTAATAGATAATGCTGTGAAGACGTTGGATACAAGAATTCCAATTATTTCGATCATTGGATCATTGTCTAAGGCGAAATTTTGTAACACATTAGGGCACCCCATTAGTAAGCCGACGTGGGCCGATTCCCCCGATTCTGATATTATTGACCGATTTGTGCGTATATCCAGAAATCTTTCTCATTATCACAGtggatcttcaaaaaaaaaaagtttgtatcgaataaaatatatacttcGGTTTTCTTGTGTTAAAACTTTGGCTCGTAAACACAAAAGTACTGTCCgtgcttt tgaaaaattaggtTCGGAATTTTTGGAAGAATTCTTTACGGAAACGGAAGAAGAACAtgttttttctttgatcttcCCAAGAGGTTTTTTTGCTTTGCGAAAGGTCTATAGAGGACGAATTTGGTATTTGGATATTATTTGTATCAATGCTCTGGTCAATCATTCATGA